DNA from Deinococcus cellulosilyticus NBRC 106333 = KACC 11606:
CAAAGCCCTGGTGTTCTTTGCTGTTCCAGGCAGAGTTCCAGGCGATCCCCACCGAGAAACTGTTGCCCGCCATCCCGACCATGAAAGCCAGAATCAGCAGCATGGTGTAACTGTGGGTGTAGGCCACCAGCGCAGCAGGAATCGCAGTGAACAGCAGAAGTGCAGTGAAGACCTTGCGGCCCCCAAGACGGTCCGTGAGGATGCCAAAATTCAGTCGCCAGATGGCCCCGTTCAGCACGGCGACACTGGTGAGCCAGCTCATTTGCAGGTCTGTGAGGCCCAGTTCTTTGCGGATCGGAATCCCCAGCACCCCGAACATCAGCCACACGGCGAACATCAGGGTGAATCCGAGGGTGGAGAGCCACAGCACGCGGGTGGCTTCATTTCGTTCCTGGGCTTTGTGGATGGACGCGCTTTGCATGGTTGCTCCTTTGGGGCAGAAGGCTGAAGGCAGAAAGCAGAAGGCAGGCAAACTTTTGCTGATGCGAGCTGATAAGCCTTCTGCCTTGGCTTTCAGCCTTCTGCGGGGCCGGAGGCCCCCCTCAATTGCGAATCATCGACACCAGTTTCAGATTCAGCCCCCCCAGGGCCAGCGAACTTGCCGCAATAGGCCACAGGATGCCTTTCTCTCCACCCAGATACGCGTCCAGGCCGGTGATCAGCAGGAAGAGCTGGATGGTCCACAGGACCAGCACGAAGAGCAGGATCAGGTCAATGACCACGGTTTTCTGCTGGTTTGAGCGGTTCATGCTTCACCCATCCCCACAGCAAACACTTTGCCGTCTCTGACTTCAATTTCCACACGGTCCAGGCCACGCTGGGGTGGACCTGCGAGCACGTCACCGGATCTGGCATCGAAGAAACCTTCATGGCAGGGGCATTCCAGTTTTCCAGTGTGTTCTGCGAAGAACACATGGCAACCCAGGTGGGGGCATTTCTGGCTGAATGCGCTGAAGGTTCCGTCTTCGTGGCGGAGGAGCAGGGCGTGGTCGTCCTTGTGGGGGTAATGGAAGGCCAGGAAACCTCTGGGTTTGATCTGGTCCACTGCAGCAATTTCCTGCTCCGGGTAATCGGTGCGGGGTTTGGATAGGGTCCCAGCAGCGGCCAGAACGGTGGTTCCAACAGCGAGGGCTCCGCTGGACAGGCCCAGGAAACGGGTGAATTCACGGCGGGTGATCAGGCTGGTTTTGTCCCAGTCCACCGAGAAGTCCCTCTTCCAGTGGGGGTCTTTTTGGGCTTTGTTTTTCACAGCAGGCCTCCTGACATGGGCATGGCTTCCAGATGACTGAAAGGATCGAGGTGGTCGTAGGCGTTGTCTTCGAAGCGGCCATCGAGGTGGTGCATCACGTCCATGGACAGGTTGACGTAACCGTCGGGGGCCACCAGGAACACACGGGTTTTGATTTCCTGCATGCCGAAATCGAAGGTGTTGATGGGGGTGCCTTTGCGTCTGGACTGGAATTCCTCGAGGGTGCCGTAGAAGAGGGCCTCACTGGGGCACACGGTGGCGCACATGGGTTTCAGTCCCTGTGATGTGCGGTCGTAGCAGAGGTCGCACTTCATCATCTGGTCCATCTCGGGGTAGTAGCGGGGCACACCGAAGGGGCAGGAAACCACGCAGTTTTTGCAGCCGATGCAGCGTTCTTTCAGGCTGCTCTGCACCACCTGATCCTCGGTGCGTTTGATGGCATCTGCAGGGCACACGGCGGCGCAGGTGGGGTTCTCACAATGCATGCAGACCATCGGGACCGTCTGGGTGGAGCTTCCGCGCTCCATGTACTCCAGGTGGATCATGGGCTTGCCCTTGTGGGTGGCGCACTCACTGCAGGCCTGCATGCAGCTCTTGCATCCGATGCAGCGGATCGGGTCGATGAAGAAGCGCATCTCGCTCATCTGGAGAAGTCCTTTCTGCGGTCATTGATGCCATAGCTGACAGGGAGGTTTTCGGTCTTGTTGGCAAGGTGCTGGGCTTCTTCGCCTTCCCGGATTTCTTCGGGGGTGGCTTTCGAAACGGCGCAGGCACTGACTTTGAACTCGGGGATCTTGGAGATGGGGTCGAGTGCCCTCTGGGTGAGCATGTTGATGCTCTGTTTGCCCCCCCAGTGGTACGGCACGAACACGGTGTCCGGGCGGATGGTGTTGACCACCATGGCTTTGACGGTGATCTGGCCCCTGCGGGTTTTCACGGTCACCCATTCCCCATCTTTGATGCCAAGTTTCAGGGCGAGTCTGGGGTGGATTTCCATTTTGGGGTTGGGGTACTGGTCCACCAGGGGGCCAATGCGGCGGGTCTGGGTGCCGGAGAGGTACTGGCTGACCACGCGGCCCGTGGTGAGCCAGATGGGGTACTGCCCATCCACCACTTCTGCGGATTCACGCCAGTGCACGGCATTGAAGTGTCCTTTGCCATCCGGGTGGTAGAACTTGCCACCTTCAAAGAGTCTGGGGGTGCCGGGGTGGTTGGTGTCGAGGTCCTCGGAGCGTTTTGCAGCTTTGCCTTTTTCGGTGGTCTGGGGAGCGGGCCAGAAAACGCCGTTTTCTTTTTCCACGCGGTCCCAGGTGATGCCGGAGTAATCTGCTGTTCCCCCTCTGGAGGCGATGCGAAGCTCTTCAAAGATGTCGCGGGTGTTCTTGTAGGGGAAGTACTTGCCGCGACCAAGACGGTTTGCGATGTCCAGCAGGATTTCCCAGTCTTTGCGGGCTTCACCGGGAGGGGTGATGGCCTGATTGATCTTGATGACCCGGCCTTCTCCAGAGGTGGTGGTGCCCTCGTCTTCTTCCTGAAGGCTGCCTGGGAGCACGATGTCAGCGTGCTGGGCGGTTTCGGAGAGGAAGAAGTCGATCACGGTGTAGTGCTCCAGTTTGTCCAGCGCTTCACGGTTGAAGTTGGCATCGGGGAGGCTGACCAGGGGGTTGAAGCAGATGGAGAGCAGCCCTTTGATCTTGCCCGCGTGGATTTCATTGAGGATTTCCTGGGCAGAGAGGCCCTTACCAGGGATTTCGCTCTCCTCCACCCCCCACACGTCTGCAATGTACTTGCGGTGCTCGGGGTTGGTGATGTCCCGGTTTCCGGGAAGCTGGTCGCACTTGTGGCCGTGTTCCCGGCCGCCCTGGCCGTTGCCCTGTCCGGTGATGGTGCTGTGACCACACCCTTCCCGACCAATTTTTCCGGTGGCCAGGGCGAGGTTGGCGCAGGAGACGACGTTCTCAACCCCTTTGGTGTGGTGCTCCAGACCTCTGGCATGCAGGATCATTCCAGTTTCGGCTTCACCGTACCAGCGGGCAGCTTTTTCGATCTGGTGGGCGGGGATACCGGTGATCTTTGCGGCCCACTCGGGGGTGGCGTCTTTGACGGCTTCGCGGGTTTCTTCAAAGCCCGTGGTGTGCTCGGCAATGAATTTCTCGTCGGTGAGGCCATCTCTGATGATCACGTGCAGCATCGCCATCAGCAGGGCACTGTCACTGCCAGGACGCAGGGGCAGGTAAAGGTCGGCTGTTCTTGCCATCGGGACCATGCGGGGATCGGCGTAGATCAGCTTTGCCCCGTTGTCTCTGGCCCGCCAGACGTAATCGGTGGTGATGGGGAAGCATTCGGCAATGTTGGTGCCAATCACGAAGATCACTTTGGCTTTGGTGATGTCTTCCCAGTGGTTGGAGGCACGGTCGATGCCGTAGGCTTTTTTGTTTCCGGCTCCGGCGCTCACCATGCAGAGGCGTCCGTTGTAATCGAGATTTGCAGTCTGCAGGGCAAGACGGGCAAATTTGCCAACCAGGTAACTCTTTTCGGTGGTGAGGCTGACTCCACTCAGCATCGCGAAGCTGTCCTTGCCGTACTTGTCCTGAATTTCACGGATCTTGCGCACGGTTTCTTCGAGGGCCTGGTCCCAGGAGATGCGCTCGTAGCCTTTTTCGGTGCGCTTCATGGGGTGCAGCAGGCGGTCGGGGTGGGAGCCTTGCAGGTAACGCTTGACCCCTTTGGGACAGAGTTTGCCTTTGTTGAAGGGGAAGTCGGTGCGCGGTTCAAAACCCACCACGGCGTTGTCTTTGACTTTGAGGTTGATCCCGCATTGCTGGCCACAGAAGCAGCAGTGGGTGGCGATCAGCTGGTCGTAATCCTCGACGGTCTTGAAACCACCAGCGGGGGTGTAGTGCAGGGTCGGTCCGTACTGCTCGACCATCTGTTCGCGGGTTAAGGGCACTTTAGCCATTACATGAACTCCTTGCCGGAAACCCGGAACTGGTTGGCGGTGACCATCTTGCGGCGGCAACTGGGGCACAGGTTCTGCCAGTTGTCGGCCTGCTGGTGGGTGTAATCAAAGCCCAGTTCGGGAAGGATGGTTTTGATGTCCTGCTGGTGCATGAGGCTGATGTATTCGTCTCCACAGCGGGCACACTTGCCCTGCTCGGTGGTCTCTCCAGCGGCCTTGTAGAACCACACACCGACGTTGGCGATGCGCTGGAAAATGTGGAAGAACTTGCCGAAGGGGAGGTACAGGAGCCACAGCATCACGGTTACAGCGTGGGTGGTGGTGATCCAGTAGTAGAACTTCCCTTCCATGAACATGTTGGAAATGGTGAGCATCATGCCCGTCACACACACGGCGAACAGCAGGATCAGGGGCATCATGTCGTTGTCGAAACGCTGGGTGGTCAGTTCGGCCTCGTCTTTCATGCGGCGACCCACTGCCAGGGTGATGCCGATCAGGCACAGCACCGCAGAGATGTTCAGCATGTGGAAGTACAGCCAGCCCACCACACTGCGGGCAGCAAAGGCCGTGAAGGTCAGGTCGAAACCGAACAGCACCATGTAGTAGTGGTCGGGTCTTTCTGGGAGACTGGCAAAGTGCAGCCAGCCGAAGGTGAGGGGGAAGGTGACGGCAATGGCGAGCAGGCACCCCCAGAAGATGAACTGGTGGGCAGCCCAGCGGCCTCTGGAACGCTGGCGGATGAATCGTTGCTCCAGCAGTTTCTCCCAGGCCAGCACGAAGAACATCAGGGTGTTTTTGATGCGCTTTCCGGGTTCCCAGAACAGCTGCCAGCCCCTTTTCCAGTACAGTTTGGTGGCTGGACGCTGGAGCCACACGGCGTAGCGGTACACCACACCAAACAGGGCGAAAACCGTACTGAAGCAGTATCCTGCGAGTGCCCCATCGAAACTTTTCAGGCGGTTGGAGCCCACGAAGATCAGGACGCACAGCACCACAGAAAACACCAGACCCACCATCACCCCTTTGCGATCCAGGGTGACGTCCATCATGGGGACCTGGATGGGCAGGGATTCTTTGTTATTCAGGCTGGGGTTTTGCATGCTGCACCTCCTGCAGGTTTTCCACAACAGCGACCAGTTCACGCATGTCGGTGACGAGCTGTTCCCGGCCATCGGGGAGGGCTTTGACCCGGCCCTGCCAGATGCCTGTTTCGGCGCGCCACATCACCACCACATAGGTGGGTTTGGTATGTGATTTCGTTCTCGAAGGTGAACTCATGCAGGTATGATGCGACACGCCACTTACAGCCCACTTACAGCTTTTCGGCGGGTGAATTTTGTCCTTCATTTCCCGGGAAGATCAGGAAAATTGCCGCCCCTGATGAAGAAAGCCCTTCTTGTTCCTGAGTCATGGGGGACCAGATGACAGCCTCCACTTACAGAAAAACCTGCGTTCAGAAATCCATGAGACAGCGGAGCAACCGGGCATTCCTGGGCTGGTACGAGATGGTCCTTGCTGGGCATGAAAACCCACATGCTGGAGGGCAGTGGGACAATATAATGGATCCATGGCAAATGAGACCGAAAAAACACCTGATCCCAAAGGGTTTGATTTTGGTCTGTTCCAGTGATTTACGGCTTTTTTCATCCCGATTCAGCTGTTGGGGCAATGTCTCGTTTCCATCTCACCCAGTTCCTCCTGGCATTTGCACTGTGGTATTTGATCCTGTCTCTGGTTCGGTGGATTGGCCGTCATCGAAACTCCAGGAAATGGTCTTTCTGGAGGTTCAGGCCAGCGCACCATCGCATGACAGATGATCTGAGCCATTTGCATCAGGCCTTACAGATGGATCGAGGATCAATCCTCTGAGTGACAGCTCCTGTTCCTGG
Protein-coding regions in this window:
- a CDS encoding QcrA and Rieske domain-containing protein yields the protein MKNKAQKDPHWKRDFSVDWDKTSLITRREFTRFLGLSSGALAVGTTVLAAAGTLSKPRTDYPEQEIAAVDQIKPRGFLAFHYPHKDDHALLLRHEDGTFSAFSQKCPHLGCHVFFAEHTGKLECPCHEGFFDARSGDVLAGPPQRGLDRVEIEVRDGKVFAVGMGEA
- a CDS encoding respiratory nitrate reductase subunit gamma, with the protein product MQNPSLNNKESLPIQVPMMDVTLDRKGVMVGLVFSVVLCVLIFVGSNRLKSFDGALAGYCFSTVFALFGVVYRYAVWLQRPATKLYWKRGWQLFWEPGKRIKNTLMFFVLAWEKLLEQRFIRQRSRGRWAAHQFIFWGCLLAIAVTFPLTFGWLHFASLPERPDHYYMVLFGFDLTFTAFAARSVVGWLYFHMLNISAVLCLIGITLAVGRRMKDEAELTTQRFDNDMMPLILLFAVCVTGMMLTISNMFMEGKFYYWITTTHAVTVMLWLLYLPFGKFFHIFQRIANVGVWFYKAAGETTEQGKCARCGDEYISLMHQQDIKTILPELGFDYTHQQADNWQNLCPSCRRKMVTANQFRVSGKEFM
- a CDS encoding DUF6755 family protein; protein product: MNRSNQQKTVVIDLILLFVLVLWTIQLFLLITGLDAYLGGEKGILWPIAASSLALGGLNLKLVSMIRN
- a CDS encoding molybdopterin oxidoreductase family protein, whose translation is MAKVPLTREQMVEQYGPTLHYTPAGGFKTVEDYDQLIATHCCFCGQQCGINLKVKDNAVVGFEPRTDFPFNKGKLCPKGVKRYLQGSHPDRLLHPMKRTEKGYERISWDQALEETVRKIREIQDKYGKDSFAMLSGVSLTTEKSYLVGKFARLALQTANLDYNGRLCMVSAGAGNKKAYGIDRASNHWEDITKAKVIFVIGTNIAECFPITTDYVWRARDNGAKLIYADPRMVPMARTADLYLPLRPGSDSALLMAMLHVIIRDGLTDEKFIAEHTTGFEETREAVKDATPEWAAKITGIPAHQIEKAARWYGEAETGMILHARGLEHHTKGVENVVSCANLALATGKIGREGCGHSTITGQGNGQGGREHGHKCDQLPGNRDITNPEHRKYIADVWGVEESEIPGKGLSAQEILNEIHAGKIKGLLSICFNPLVSLPDANFNREALDKLEHYTVIDFFLSETAQHADIVLPGSLQEEDEGTTTSGEGRVIKINQAITPPGEARKDWEILLDIANRLGRGKYFPYKNTRDIFEELRIASRGGTADYSGITWDRVEKENGVFWPAPQTTEKGKAAKRSEDLDTNHPGTPRLFEGGKFYHPDGKGHFNAVHWRESAEVVDGQYPIWLTTGRVVSQYLSGTQTRRIGPLVDQYPNPKMEIHPRLALKLGIKDGEWVTVKTRRGQITVKAMVVNTIRPDTVFVPYHWGGKQSINMLTQRALDPISKIPEFKVSACAVSKATPEEIREGEEAQHLANKTENLPVSYGINDRRKDFSR
- a CDS encoding 4Fe-4S dicluster domain-containing protein, whose product is MSEMRFFIDPIRCIGCKSCMQACSECATHKGKPMIHLEYMERGSSTQTVPMVCMHCENPTCAAVCPADAIKRTEDQVVQSSLKERCIGCKNCVVSCPFGVPRYYPEMDQMMKCDLCYDRTSQGLKPMCATVCPSEALFYGTLEEFQSRRKGTPINTFDFGMQEIKTRVFLVAPDGYVNLSMDVMHHLDGRFEDNAYDHLDPFSHLEAMPMSGGLL